A part of Paraliobacillus zengyii genomic DNA contains:
- a CDS encoding YktB family protein, translating into MTFNGFEQKDFDTFQIDGLENRMEAIQQRIQPKFEIIGTELATHLSATLGNEMFLHIARHARRSVNPPNDTWLAVAHSKRGYKMLPHFQVGLFDDHIFIWLAFIYELPYKEKIAKQFIKQLDELQELPKDFVVSLDHMKKDAFSIKELTETNLERFRDVKKAEFLVGRHISPTEAIDMNGKELIDHIKETIDTLIPFYRSSLDTI; encoded by the coding sequence ATGACGTTTAATGGATTTGAACAAAAAGACTTTGACACATTCCAAATTGATGGTTTAGAAAATAGAATGGAGGCCATCCAACAACGGATTCAACCAAAATTCGAAATTATAGGAACAGAATTAGCTACACATTTATCTGCTACGTTAGGGAACGAAATGTTCTTACATATTGCAAGACATGCACGTCGTTCTGTTAACCCACCAAATGATACATGGCTAGCTGTTGCACATAGTAAACGCGGTTATAAAATGCTCCCTCATTTTCAAGTTGGCTTGTTTGATGACCATATTTTCATATGGCTCGCGTTCATTTATGAACTACCATATAAAGAAAAGATAGCAAAACAGTTTATAAAACAATTGGATGAATTACAAGAGCTCCCTAAGGATTTCGTTGTCTCACTTGATCATATGAAAAAGGATGCTTTTTCGATCAAGGAATTAACTGAAACCAATCTAGAACGGTTTCGTGATGTAAAAAAAGCTGAGTTTTTAGTTGGCCGTCATATTTCCCCTACAGAAGCTATTGATATGAATGGCAAGGAACTAATCGACCATATAAAAGAAACAATTGATACATTAATACCTTTTTATCGCTCCAGTTTAGACACGATTTAA
- a CDS encoding UPF0223 family protein, protein MSYSYPIDPSWSTTDVIDVVNFISIVEKAHEDGVKREDIMLAYTKFKQIVPSMSEEKQIDKKFEKDTGYSIYRAIKQAKSAKKGERVKM, encoded by the coding sequence ATGTCATATAGTTATCCAATAGATCCATCATGGAGTACAACAGATGTAATCGATGTCGTAAACTTTATATCAATTGTTGAGAAAGCACATGAAGATGGTGTTAAACGTGAGGACATTATGTTAGCTTATACAAAGTTTAAACAAATAGTTCCATCTATGAGCGAAGAAAAACAAATTGATAAAAAATTTGAAAAGGATACAGGTTACTCAATTTATCGTGCAATCAAGCAAGCTAAATCCGCAAAAAAAGGTGAACGCGTTAAAATGTAA